The Methanobrevibacter sp. genome contains the following window.
AAAGAAGCAGAGCAAGCGGCTGCAAAAGTAGCTATTGAAAAATTAAATATTAAAGTGTTTTAAATGAATAAAGAATCTGTTGGAATTGTTGAAACTAAATATCTGGATATATCCAATCCAATTATATTAGATAGTGGGGAAACTCTTGATAATGTTACTGTTGCCTATGAAACTTATGGTGAACTTAATAAAGAAAAATCCAATGCTATTTTAATTTGCCATGCATTAACTGGTGATGCTCATGCTGCAGGATGGCATGAAGGCGATAAAAAACCTGGTTGGTGGGAAATTGTAATTGGCCCTGGTAAAGCATTGGACAGTGAAAAATACTTCATAATATGTTCTAATGTGCTAGGTGGATGTAAGGGAACCACTGGTCCAAGTTCAATTAATCCTAAAACTGGTAAGGAATATGGACTTGACTTTCCAGTAATTACAATCAATGATATGGTTAAAGTTCAAAAAGAGCTAATAGATTCTTTTGGAATTAGTCAATTGGCTGCTGTTATTGGTGGATCAATGGGGGGAATGCAAGTTCTTGAATGGATGGTAACATATCCTAAAATGATGAAAAAAGCAATACCAATAGCAACTGCAGGAATGTCTTCACCTCAACAAATAGCTTTCAATGCTGTAGGTCGTCAAGCTATATTTTCTGACCCTAATTGGAACAGTGGAAATTACTATGAATCTTGTGAAATTCCCAGCAATGGTTTATCTATAGCACGTATGATTGCTCACATTACTTACTTGAGTGATGAATCGATGGATATTAAGTTTGGACGTGGTCTTCAGGATAAAGATGAAATTAGCTATGATTTTACTGTTGATTTCCAAGTTGAAAGTTATCTAAAACATCAAGGTGAAACCTTTGTCAAACGTTTTGATGCTAATAGTTACTTATTTATTACAAAAGCGGTTGATTTATTTGACAGTACTTTAAACGATTCTTTAATTGATGGATTTAAAAATGTTGAGACAAAAGTAAAAGTTATTTCAGTTGACACAGACTGGTTATATCCAACAGAGCAAAGTATGGAAATTGTAACTGCTCTTAATGCAAATAATGTGGATGTATCATTCTCTGAAATTAAATCAAATTACGGTCATGATGCATTTTTACTTGAAAGTGGTCAATTAAATTATATTTTTGCTAATTTCCTATCAGAAAATGTTGTTGAAGATTTAATGATGGAAGAAATTGCAACAATCAAAGAAGATGCTGATGTTGTTGAAGCAGCTAAATTGATGTTGGATAAACATGTAACTCATATTCCAGTTGTTAATGATGATTG
Protein-coding sequences here:
- a CDS encoding homoserine O-acetyltransferase: MNKESVGIVETKYLDISNPIILDSGETLDNVTVAYETYGELNKEKSNAILICHALTGDAHAAGWHEGDKKPGWWEIVIGPGKALDSEKYFIICSNVLGGCKGTTGPSSINPKTGKEYGLDFPVITINDMVKVQKELIDSFGISQLAAVIGGSMGGMQVLEWMVTYPKMMKKAIPIATAGMSSPQQIAFNAVGRQAIFSDPNWNSGNYYESCEIPSNGLSIARMIAHITYLSDESMDIKFGRGLQDKDEISYDFTVDFQVESYLKHQGETFVKRFDANSYLFITKAVDLFDSTLNDSLIDGFKNVETKVKVISVDTDWLYPTEQSMEIVTALNANNVDVSFSEIKSNYGHDAFLLESGQLNYIFANFLSENVVEDLMMEEIATIKEDADVVEAAKLMLDKHVTHIPVVNDDCKLIGIVTSWDLSKSIATNSNHLKDIMTKSVKYCNADDQIEEIARQMRKFDISCLPVVDEDMRVMGLITTDQISNLIS